A genomic region of Desulfosarcina ovata subsp. ovata contains the following coding sequences:
- a CDS encoding phage tail protein — protein sequence MAAPLFPVNTHRHDPYRTFKFQVVIDGQVVAGLKKMSALKKKTEPVKWRASNDPSHERIMPGGTSYEPVTLEQGLTHDPVFETWANLVNNIEGDGGMSLKNFRKDVIINVLNLQGQVAIAYKLYRAWVSDYQAVPDLDAGSMNTVGIQTVTLQHEGWQRDTSVSEPTES from the coding sequence ATGGCTGCTCCCCTTTTTCCCGTCAACACCCATCGTCATGATCCCTATCGGACCTTCAAATTCCAGGTGGTCATCGATGGCCAGGTGGTGGCCGGGCTCAAGAAGATGAGCGCGCTCAAGAAGAAGACCGAACCGGTCAAGTGGCGCGCCTCCAACGATCCCTCCCATGAGCGGATCATGCCCGGCGGCACCAGTTACGAGCCGGTCACCCTCGAGCAGGGCCTGACCCACGATCCGGTTTTCGAAACCTGGGCCAACCTGGTGAACAACATCGAGGGCGACGGCGGCATGTCGCTGAAGAATTTCCGCAAGGATGTCATTATCAATGTGCTGAACCTGCAGGGGCAGGTGGCGATTGCCTACAAGCTTTACCGGGCCTGGGTATCCGATTATCAGGCCGTGCCGGATCTGGATGCGGGCAGCATGAATACCGTGGGGATTCAGACCGTCACCCTGCAGCACGAAGGCTGGCAGAGGGATACCAGCGTTTCGGAACCGACGGAATCCTGA
- a CDS encoding phage tail sheath C-terminal domain-containing protein, which translates to MPSYLHPGVYVEEIPSGAKPIEGVGTSTAAFVGYATKGPMAQPTLIYKWDTYDEQFGGLRDTGKSAQGDPMGFAVYNFFLNGGTAAYIVRVAQEDSADTAEGFLLNPDDNSQIIRFVAANPGEWGDALELRFAPKADSTTYFTLRIGSLDDEGEFKELERFTDLTVADADAADFIESKVNDASEWVQVEVQNVTTYLLGTSSSQDLGAVSDFSVLNDKTMTVSVDATARPVAFAADAFDGTNTLADVAAMIQTQVVGSVVANPAVENFTCQAVGSQLVLTSGTRLPASAVVVTGPGDGTDASIDLLLGVANDGTELTGQASLNLLLSGAADEVSLSGGSDGSLPDKAAYDAVFSAFEKYRDISILCLPDQTWNTVGEQAIIDAAVAHAEKMKSRMVIIDPPAGTEFTTEKSVTDLGFKPKTYAVVYYPWAKVANPFYNAETNPGVPTTLLVGPSAFAAGMWAKTDGRRGVWKAPAGVETSLLGVAGLQYVVEDSEQDSLNPLGINCLRRMPGYGPVIWGTRTLATKAEPEWRYVPVRRTAIMIEQSIFNGIQWAVFEPNNHNLWASLRGNIGSFMDGLFRAGAFQGEKASDAYFVRCGLGDTMTQGDIDRGQVIVIVGFAPLKPAEFVIVRIQQKVAQQ; encoded by the coding sequence ATGCCCAGTTATTTACACCCGGGAGTTTATGTTGAGGAAATTCCCAGCGGCGCCAAGCCGATCGAGGGGGTCGGGACATCGACGGCCGCCTTCGTCGGGTACGCCACCAAAGGGCCCATGGCCCAGCCCACCCTGATTTACAAATGGGATACTTACGATGAGCAGTTCGGCGGCCTGCGCGACACCGGAAAGTCCGCTCAGGGCGATCCCATGGGGTTTGCCGTGTACAACTTCTTTCTCAATGGGGGCACCGCGGCCTATATCGTGCGCGTGGCCCAGGAGGACAGCGCCGACACGGCCGAGGGGTTTTTGCTCAATCCCGACGACAACAGCCAGATCATTCGGTTTGTCGCCGCCAACCCGGGAGAGTGGGGCGATGCGCTGGAGCTGCGTTTCGCACCCAAAGCGGACAGCACGACCTATTTTACTTTGAGAATCGGATCCCTGGACGATGAAGGCGAATTCAAGGAACTCGAACGCTTTACCGACCTGACCGTGGCGGATGCGGACGCCGCCGATTTCATCGAGAGCAAGGTCAACGATGCGTCGGAGTGGGTGCAGGTGGAGGTCCAGAATGTCACCACTTACCTGCTCGGGACCAGCAGCAGCCAGGATCTTGGTGCCGTCAGCGATTTCAGCGTGCTGAACGACAAGACCATGACGGTCAGTGTGGACGCTACGGCCCGGCCCGTCGCCTTCGCGGCCGACGCGTTTGATGGCACCAACACCCTGGCCGACGTCGCGGCAATGATTCAGACGCAGGTTGTCGGCAGTGTGGTGGCCAACCCGGCGGTCGAGAATTTTACCTGCCAGGCGGTGGGCAGTCAGCTGGTGTTGACCTCCGGTACCCGGCTGCCGGCCTCGGCGGTGGTGGTGACCGGACCCGGCGACGGTACCGATGCGTCCATCGATCTTTTGCTCGGCGTGGCCAACGACGGCACCGAGCTGACCGGGCAGGCCTCGTTGAACCTACTTTTGTCCGGCGCGGCGGATGAAGTCTCCCTGAGCGGCGGCTCGGACGGCAGCCTGCCCGACAAGGCCGCTTATGATGCGGTGTTCAGCGCATTCGAAAAATATCGCGACATCAGCATCCTCTGCCTGCCGGACCAGACCTGGAACACCGTCGGCGAGCAGGCCATCATCGATGCCGCCGTGGCCCATGCGGAGAAGATGAAAAGCCGCATGGTCATCATCGATCCGCCGGCAGGCACCGAATTCACCACCGAAAAAAGCGTCACCGACCTCGGCTTCAAACCCAAGACGTACGCCGTGGTCTACTACCCCTGGGCCAAGGTGGCCAATCCCTTCTACAACGCCGAAACCAATCCCGGCGTGCCGACCACCCTTTTGGTCGGGCCGAGCGCGTTCGCCGCCGGCATGTGGGCCAAGACCGACGGCCGGCGCGGCGTCTGGAAAGCTCCGGCCGGCGTGGAAACCTCCCTTTTGGGTGTCGCCGGTCTGCAGTATGTGGTCGAGGATAGTGAACAGGACAGCCTCAATCCGCTTGGTATCAACTGCCTGCGGCGCATGCCCGGATACGGACCGGTCATCTGGGGGACGCGCACCCTGGCGACCAAGGCCGAGCCTGAATGGCGCTACGTGCCGGTCCGGCGCACCGCCATCATGATCGAGCAGAGCATTTTCAACGGGATCCAGTGGGCGGTATTCGAACCGAACAACCATAACCTGTGGGCCTCCCTTCGAGGCAACATCGGTTCGTTCATGGACGGCCTCTTCCGGGCGGGTGCTTTCCAGGGAGAAAAAGCGTCCGATGCCTATTTCGTGCGCTGCGGCCTGGGCGACACCATGACCCAGGGCGATATCGACCGCGGCCAGGTGATCGTGATCGTCGGCTTCGCCCCGCTCAAGCCGGCCGAATTCGTCATTGTCAGAATCCAGCAAAAGGTTGCCCAACAATAA
- a CDS encoding DUF3467 domain-containing protein has translation MTLEAAFPLQSNLRPADPLIAEEFMLWTSSHRETDGKGHPEGRYANFFKVGHNAYEFVIDFGQSYADDPQRESIHSRVVTSPAYAKVLLKILQDAIGRYDAKFGSIIDAE, from the coding sequence ATGACTCTTGAAGCGGCATTTCCTTTGCAAAGTAATTTGCGTCCAGCCGACCCATTAATCGCCGAGGAATTTATGCTGTGGACTTCTTCTCACCGAGAGACGGATGGCAAGGGCCATCCGGAAGGACGTTACGCCAACTTTTTCAAAGTGGGTCACAACGCCTATGAATTCGTTATTGATTTCGGGCAATCCTATGCGGATGACCCCCAGCGGGAATCGATCCATTCTCGGGTCGTGACCAGTCCGGCCTATGCCAAGGTCCTGCTGAAGATCCTGCAGGATGCGATTGGGCGGTATGATGCTAAATTCGGAAGTATTATTGACGCTGAGTGA
- a CDS encoding sigma-54-dependent transcriptional regulator: MHPSVLIVACDGRPSDFMADPSLSRNLTWVHTTPGESVVAAMDRHQPGLVLVYSGTAANSRVLASVSHIKRRFPTTPVFLVARESSESLAIGALKAGVDDYFKYPLRAKALLAQIEQKLGSDNENLSKGTLSKDASKGYFPGKLVGESRIMEEINGLLERIAIVDSTVLITGETGTGKELAAGIIHTKSTRTRQPMVSVNCAALPDSLVESELFGYEKGAFTGAVTPTRGRFEQARGGTVFLDEIGDMTSLAQAKILRVIEEKAISPLGGGDPRPLDFRLVAATNRDPETLIAEGVFREDLFYRLNVARVHMPSLRDHPEDLPSLVAHAIDCLNLKFGRRVKGLSTAAMDALGQHSWPGNVRELMNLLEATYINMPADTIHFADLPVQFQRCLEDSRHMPENERAAILSALMETNWNKSTAARKLNWSRMTLYRKMAKHRIVEERRHP, from the coding sequence ATGCATCCATCTGTTCTGATCGTTGCTTGCGACGGTCGTCCTTCGGATTTTATGGCCGACCCGTCGTTATCCCGTAACCTCACCTGGGTGCACACGACACCGGGAGAATCCGTCGTTGCCGCCATGGACCGTCATCAGCCGGGGCTGGTCCTTGTGTATAGCGGAACGGCAGCGAATTCACGGGTGTTGGCATCCGTGAGCCACATCAAGCGTCGTTTCCCGACCACACCGGTGTTCCTGGTTGCCCGGGAGAGTAGCGAGTCACTGGCCATCGGCGCCCTGAAAGCCGGGGTTGATGACTATTTCAAGTATCCGCTCCGAGCCAAGGCCCTGTTGGCGCAGATTGAACAAAAACTGGGATCGGATAACGAGAACTTATCAAAAGGCACATTATCAAAAGACGCATCCAAAGGATATTTTCCCGGAAAGTTGGTTGGCGAAAGCCGGATCATGGAAGAAATAAACGGTCTTTTGGAACGGATTGCGATTGTTGACAGTACCGTGCTGATCACCGGGGAAACCGGCACCGGTAAAGAACTGGCCGCCGGCATCATCCACACGAAGAGCACCCGTACCCGCCAGCCCATGGTCAGCGTCAACTGTGCCGCGCTACCGGACAGTCTGGTGGAGAGTGAATTGTTCGGCTACGAAAAAGGAGCCTTTACCGGTGCGGTAACCCCAACCCGGGGACGTTTCGAGCAGGCCCGGGGCGGCACGGTGTTTCTCGATGAAATCGGGGATATGACCTCCTTGGCCCAGGCGAAAATCTTGCGGGTCATCGAGGAGAAGGCGATCTCCCCGCTCGGCGGCGGCGATCCCCGGCCGCTGGATTTCCGTCTGGTGGCCGCCACCAACCGGGATCCGGAGACACTGATCGCCGAGGGTGTTTTCCGTGAAGATCTGTTCTATCGACTCAACGTGGCGCGGGTGCACATGCCCAGCCTGCGGGACCACCCCGAAGACCTGCCATCTTTGGTGGCACATGCCATTGACTGTCTGAATCTCAAGTTCGGACGCAGGGTCAAGGGGTTGTCCACCGCCGCCATGGATGCCCTCGGTCAACACAGTTGGCCGGGAAACGTCCGTGAGCTGATGAACCTTTTGGAGGCGACCTATATCAACATGCCCGCGGACACCATCCATTTCGCCGATCTGCCGGTACAATTCCAACGCTGCCTGGAAGATAGCCGCCACATGCCGGAGAACGAGCGCGCCGCGATACTTTCCGCTCTCATGGAAACCAACTGGAACAAAAGCACGGCGGCCAGAAAGCTCAACTGGTCGCGAATGACCCTGTACCGTAAAATGGCCAAGCACCGCATTGTGGAAGAACGCCGCCATCCTTGA
- a CDS encoding response regulator, which yields MTDDWSVLIIDDEEDIREVTALTLRDAGYRVETAVDGKDGLARCETVAPRIVITDIRMPRMDGIQVLEAVKARFPDTEVIVATAFGEMDTAIRALQLDASDFITKPIHNDAMMVALSRARRRYTTRRQLKAHTRQLEQGLSRTTRQLEETVTYLERLIESAMDGICGCDAEGRVVIFNRSMEQMLGIDRSRVIGRLRMDHFFRPDEYHRFEKDLAATGHGGAGRLMLYETRLLDQAGQPVPVQLSATPLTEADPTAGRVCFVRDLRCIHRLQQEMADQARLLHQDKMMSLGRLAASVAHEINNPLAGILNYIRLMQRTVQKGPLPAEKQARFGDYLELVETETDRCAKIVSSLLTFSRKSPVSMGPVSVEEVLERSIVLARHRLELANVELATHIDDHLPAIRGDANQLQQCLLNLIFNAVDAMLRGGTLTLAARTDTPAGMVAITVQDTGHGISEADMGHIFEPFFTTKQEGSGIGLGLSTTYGIIERHGGTLTAASQPGQGTRFEIRLPLSPSDPMQSGAVS from the coding sequence ATGACCGACGACTGGTCCGTACTGATCATCGACGATGAAGAGGACATCCGCGAGGTGACCGCCCTGACGCTCAGGGACGCCGGATACCGGGTGGAGACCGCCGTCGACGGCAAGGACGGCCTGGCACGCTGCGAAACCGTTGCTCCGCGCATCGTCATCACCGATATCCGCATGCCCCGCATGGATGGCATCCAGGTACTGGAAGCCGTCAAGGCGCGCTTCCCGGACACCGAAGTCATCGTTGCCACCGCTTTCGGTGAGATGGATACCGCCATCCGGGCCCTGCAGCTGGACGCCTCGGACTTCATCACCAAACCAATCCACAACGACGCCATGATGGTGGCCCTCTCCCGTGCCCGTCGCCGCTACACCACCCGCCGGCAATTGAAAGCCCACACCCGCCAGCTAGAGCAGGGGCTTTCCCGTACCACCCGGCAACTGGAGGAGACGGTCACCTACCTCGAACGTCTCATCGAAAGCGCCATGGACGGCATCTGCGGCTGCGATGCCGAGGGACGGGTGGTCATCTTCAACCGCAGCATGGAACAGATGCTGGGGATCGATCGCAGCCGGGTCATCGGCCGGTTACGGATGGATCACTTCTTCCGTCCTGATGAATACCACCGCTTCGAAAAGGACCTTGCCGCTACCGGCCATGGCGGTGCCGGTCGGCTGATGCTTTACGAAACCCGCCTTCTGGACCAGGCCGGCCAGCCGGTTCCGGTGCAGTTGTCGGCCACGCCGTTGACGGAAGCGGATCCGACCGCCGGCCGGGTCTGTTTTGTACGCGACCTGCGCTGCATCCACCGTCTGCAGCAGGAGATGGCCGACCAGGCGCGCCTGCTGCACCAGGATAAAATGATGTCCCTGGGTCGACTGGCCGCCAGCGTGGCCCACGAAATCAATAATCCGCTGGCCGGCATTCTCAACTACATCCGGCTGATGCAGCGCACCGTGCAGAAGGGCCCGCTTCCGGCGGAGAAGCAGGCCCGGTTCGGGGATTATCTCGAACTGGTGGAGACCGAAACCGACCGCTGTGCGAAAATCGTTTCCAGTCTGCTCACGTTTTCCCGCAAATCCCCGGTTTCCATGGGACCGGTGTCGGTGGAAGAAGTATTGGAGCGCAGTATTGTACTGGCCCGCCATCGCCTGGAATTGGCCAATGTCGAACTGGCCACCCATATTGACGACCATCTTCCCGCCATCCGCGGAGACGCCAACCAGCTTCAGCAGTGCCTGCTCAATCTGATCTTCAACGCAGTTGATGCCATGCTCCGGGGAGGAACCTTGACACTGGCAGCCAGGACGGATACGCCCGCCGGCATGGTGGCGATCACAGTGCAGGACACCGGCCATGGAATCAGCGAGGCGGACATGGGGCATATTTTCGAACCGTTTTTCACCACCAAACAGGAGGGCAGCGGCATCGGATTGGGCCTCTCCACGACTTACGGCATCATCGAGCGCCACGGCGGAACCCTGACGGCCGCCAGCCAACCCGGCCAGGGGACCCGGTTCGAAATCCGGCTCCCTTTGTCGCCATCAGACCCCATGCAGTCCGGAGCGGTGTCATGA
- a CDS encoding sigma 54-interacting transcriptional regulator — protein MKTAETTLQKWLGIRCDHWLDVMDELNIGAFVADGRRRITAINLSAQALLGLHKTEVLDRDCREVFTGVPCTVTCVLDHPDASGEKNPDLEVTDEENRRHLITRMATPITNGRGEIAGCMTILQDHSPITHLIDRLHYEEHRLKIILDNLDVGIFTVNRGGLINFFNRAAETISGYDRHQVLGKSFAMLFPDTETEDVCLLKESIASGKARTRCRGCMIDREGVNVPIRANYMALKNETDVIIGGLATFHDMTLAHQFNQTISNRYTFHDMIGKDPAMHRIFDMVSVVAPSDATVLVEGATGTGKDLMARVIHSASRRAAKPLVKVNCAAIPENLIESEIFGYVKGAFTGAERDKPGRFSDAEGGTIFLDEIGDLPLSLQAKLLRVLEDREFYPLGSRRTQKVDVRIISATNRTLTDLVNQGLFRQDLYYRLNVMRIELPPLAARRGDLPLLIRHIARSLCAARAVTPPAISRSAMQILLNYDYPGNVRELENILEHALIICREVMIQPDHLPDYVRQRNGRRTLQESAAVPARDAAEYHRILSALKKTGGRRQQAARELGMERTTLWRKMKKYQIRL, from the coding sequence ATGAAAACGGCCGAAACGACGTTGCAAAAATGGCTGGGAATCCGATGCGACCACTGGCTGGACGTCATGGACGAGCTGAACATCGGCGCATTCGTGGCCGATGGCCGGCGCCGGATCACCGCCATCAATCTCAGTGCCCAGGCACTGCTCGGCCTGCACAAAACGGAAGTCCTTGACCGTGACTGCCGGGAAGTTTTCACCGGTGTTCCCTGCACCGTGACCTGCGTCCTCGATCACCCGGACGCCTCGGGTGAAAAAAATCCGGACCTGGAAGTCACCGATGAGGAAAACCGGCGGCATCTGATCACCCGCATGGCCACGCCCATCACCAACGGTCGGGGGGAAATTGCCGGATGCATGACAATCCTTCAGGACCACTCCCCGATCACCCATCTGATCGATCGCCTGCACTACGAAGAGCATCGTCTCAAAATTATCCTGGACAACCTCGATGTGGGCATTTTCACCGTTAACCGGGGCGGCCTGATTAATTTTTTCAACCGCGCGGCAGAAACCATCTCGGGCTATGATCGCCACCAGGTGCTGGGCAAATCCTTTGCCATGCTCTTTCCCGACACGGAAACCGAGGATGTCTGCCTGCTGAAGGAATCCATTGCCAGCGGCAAGGCCCGCACCCGCTGCCGGGGATGCATGATCGACAGGGAAGGCGTCAACGTTCCCATTCGCGCCAACTACATGGCCTTGAAAAACGAAACGGATGTCATCATCGGCGGGCTGGCGACCTTTCACGACATGACCCTGGCCCATCAGTTCAACCAGACCATCAGCAACCGCTACACCTTCCACGACATGATCGGCAAGGATCCGGCCATGCACCGGATTTTCGATATGGTTTCGGTCGTGGCGCCCAGCGACGCCACCGTGCTGGTGGAAGGCGCCACGGGCACCGGCAAAGATCTTATGGCCCGGGTGATCCATTCGGCCAGCAGGCGAGCGGCCAAACCGCTGGTAAAAGTCAACTGCGCAGCCATTCCCGAAAACCTCATCGAATCGGAAATCTTCGGTTACGTCAAAGGCGCCTTCACCGGTGCGGAGCGCGACAAACCGGGACGCTTTTCGGATGCCGAGGGCGGCACCATCTTTCTGGACGAGATCGGGGATCTGCCCCTTTCCCTGCAGGCCAAACTGCTACGTGTGCTGGAGGACCGCGAGTTCTACCCCCTGGGCAGCCGCCGCACCCAAAAGGTGGATGTGCGCATCATCTCGGCGACCAACCGCACGCTCACCGACCTGGTGAATCAGGGCCTGTTCCGACAGGATCTCTACTACCGGCTCAACGTCATGCGGATCGAACTGCCGCCGCTGGCGGCACGACGCGGCGACCTGCCCCTGCTGATCCGCCACATCGCCCGCAGCCTCTGTGCCGCCCGTGCCGTGACACCACCGGCAATCTCCCGTTCGGCCATGCAGATTCTGCTCAACTATGACTACCCGGGCAACGTGCGCGAACTGGAAAACATCCTGGAACACGCCCTGATCATCTGCCGTGAAGTCATGATCCAGCCCGACCACCTGCCCGACTATGTCCGCCAGCGAAATGGCCGCCGCACGCTTCAAGAATCCGCCGCAGTGCCTGCCCGGGACGCTGCCGAATACCATCGCATCCTGTCCGCCCTGAAGAAAACCGGCGGCCGCCGCCAGCAAGCCGCCCGGGAACTGGGTATGGAACGTACCACGCTGTGGCGAAAAATGAAAAAATACCAGATTCGACTGTAA